The DNA region CTTCCGGACGCTCTCTGCGCTGATTGAGACGGCGATCGTGGTTTGCGCTTACGCGGCGTTGTTGGCCCTTCGACAGTTTATTTTTACTCACTCACCCTCACAGCGTTAGCCAGATTTCGCCCGGCTGGGCAAAACGTCTATGATACACCTTATTCATTGTGAATGACGACTATAGCAACCGCAGGAAACAGCATGGCTACTGGAAATGAACAGAATCTGATCTGGATTGATCTTGAGATGACCGGACTCGATCCGACGCACGATCGCATTATTGAGATTGCGACCCTGGTGACGGACGCTGACCTGAACATTCTGGCGGAAGGGCCGGTTATGGCCGTTCATCAGTCGGATGAACAGCTGGCGCTGATGGATGAGTGGAATGTCCGCACCCACACCAACAGCGGGCTGGTGGCGCGGGTCAAAGAGAGCAGGATAGACGATCGTGCCGCAGAGCTGGCAACCCTCGAATTCCTGAAGCAGTGGGTGCCGGCCAATACCTCGCCGATCTGTGGCAACAGCATCGGGCAGGATCGCCGCTTCCTGTTTAAATATATGCCCGAGCTGGAAGCCTACTTCCACTATCGCTATCTGGATGTCAGCACGCTGAAAGAGCTGGCCCGCCGCTGGAAACCGGCGATTCTGCCAGGCTTTAAAAAAGGCGGGACGCACCAGGCGCTGGACGATATCCGTGAGTCCGTGGCGGAGCTGGCTTACTACCGCGAACACTTTTTGCAGCTTTAATCGCCAGGGGGTGCGCATGAAATCGCCATGTTGGCGATTAAATCGGCAAACGCGCAGAAAGCGAAAATTTTTGCTTTCAGAGGCTTGCAGCAGCAACGAATTCTCGTATAATGCGCACCCCGTACCGGTGAAGAATTTTGTAACGGTACAAGGCGCGGGAATAGCTCAGTTGGTAGAGCACGACCTTGCCAAGGTCGGGGTCGCGAGTTCGAGTCTCGTTTCCCGCTCCAGATTTAAAATGTAAGCAGTACCCTCTTTGCGGGAATAGCTCAGTTGGTAGAGCACGACCTTGCCAAGGTCGGGGTCGCGAGTTCGAGTCTCGTTTCCCGCTCCAGATTTAAAGTGTAAGCAGTACCCTTCTTATGCGGGAATAGCTCAGTTGGTAGAGCACGACCTTGCCAAGGTCGGGGTCGCGAGTTCGAGTCTCGTTTCCCGCTCCAGATTTAACATCACACTGTTTCAGTCAAAAATTGCGGCTGTTTTGCGTCGTAACGCCTTAATGGTTTCCTCAGGGTTATCCACAGCGCGACACCCCATTCTCAGCGCCCGTTAGCGCGATCTGCAAATCATTTCTGAACAGAGTTATCCACAGCTTTGCGTTTTAAGCGAAGCGCTAGTCTCATTATCAAATAAACACAACTTTTTTATAAATCTTTGATATTTATGCTTTTGATAATATTTCAATTTGTTATTTTCCCGCAGAATCAGGGTTATTGCAGTTGAATGACAACAACTTTTTATTTTTATTCACAGCATGTGGAAAACGATAATCTGCGCCGGGCTGGTCATTCACGCATCACGCGGTAAACCTTTCTCAACGGCACGCACCAGCCGTTTCTGCTGGGCAGGCTGCACGTCGACAACGAGCTGTTCGCGTTTCTGCTGCTGCTGCGCGATCGCCCACTGAATATGTTCATCCAGCAATTCACTCTCGCCGAGACGCCGTTCCAGCACCGGCATGATGTCGGCCGACCAGGGCGCGTTACCCAGCGCGACGGCGATATTGCGCAGCCAGCGTAAATGTCCGATGCGCCGAATCGCGGAGCCTTCGGTGATGCGCAGAAACTTCGTTTCATCCCACTGAAACAGATCGATCAGCTCTGGCGCATGCAGCGCGGCGCGCGGTGAAAAGTCGCTTTCGTCACTGAGCTGACCATAGCGATTCCACGGACAGATGAGCTGGCAGTCATCGCAGCCATAGATCCGGTTGCCCATCAGTGGACGAAACGCTTCCGGGATTGCGCCTTCCAGCTCAATGGTGAGATAAGAAATACAGCGGCGGGCATCCACGACGTAGGGTTCTACGATGGCGCCGGTGGGGCAGATTGTCATGCAGGCGACACAGCGGCCACACTGCTCCGGCTGCGGCGTATCCACCGGCAGCGGAATGTCGATCAGCAGTTCGCCGAGGAAAAACCACGAGCCCGCTTCGCGATTCAGAATCAGCGAATGTTTACCGGTCCAGCCAAGCCCGGCTTTCGCCGCCAGCGGGCGTTCCAGCAGCGGGGCGGAGTCGACAAAGGGGCGAAAATTAAGCGCACCACAATGCTCCTGGATCATTTCCCCGAGCTTTTTCAGTCGATTGCGCAATACTTTGTGGTAATCGCGGCCTAACGCATAACGGCTGACATAGCCCAGACGGGGATTTTTCAGCGTGCTGGCAAAGGCGGCTTTGGCCGGAAGGTAGTTCATGCGAACGCTGATCACACGCAGCGTGCCGGGCAGCAGTTCATGCGGACGCGCCCGCATCATGCCGTGTCGCGCCATCCACTCCATCTCGCCATGATACTGCTTGTCCAGCCACGCCTGCAGACGCGGCTCTTCGGCACTGAGATCGGTGTCGGTGATGCCGACCTGCTGGAAACCGAGTTCGGCTCCCCACTGTTTAATCTGCTGTGCGAGTTGATGAAGATCGAGAGGGTATGACATGAGTGACCAGGATTCGAAGAAAAACAGCCGCAGTTTACCATATTCTGTCTGGCCTGCGCAGGCGGTGGCGCAGCTTGAGCAACAGGGGGCCGACGCACTCGGCATCACCCTGCATGAGCTGATGCTGCGCGCCGGGCAGGCGGCCTTTACGCATCTGACTGCGCACTGGCCGCAGGCCAGCCACTGGCTGATTCTGTGTGGTCACGGCAATAACGGCGGGGATGGCTATGTGGTGGCGCGGCTGGGGCAGGCGGCAGGCAAAACGGTGACGCTGCTGGCGTGCGAAAGTGACAGGGCGTTACCGGAAGAGGCGCAGCAGGCCCGCGATGCCTGGCTGGATGCGGGCGGTGCAATCCATGCGGCCGATGCGGTCTGGCCAGAGCAGGTCGATGTGATCGTCGATGCGCTGCTGGGCACCGGCTGCCAGCGTGCGCCGGACGAACCTTACGCCTCGCTGATCGCACGCGTTAATGCCCATGCAGCGCCGGTTCTTGCCATCGATATCCCGTCCGGCTTATCGGCCCGCAACGGCACGGCGCCCGGCGCGGTCATAGACGCCTGCCATACGCTGAGCCTGGTCGCGCTGAAGCCGGGACAGATAACCGGCAAGGCGCGTGACCACGTTGGCAAACTCTTCGCTGCCGATCTGGGGCTGGCCGCGTTTCTGGCGGGCGAGACGGCCCCCATCGCCCGTTACGACGCCAGCGTACTCTCCCGCTGGCTGAAACCGCGTAAGCCGACCTCGCACAAAGGCAGTCACGGTCGTCTGCTGGTGGTGGGAGGCGATGCCGGTACGGCCGGGGCGGTGCGCATGACGGCAGAGGCGGCGCTGCGCAGCGGCAGCGGATTAGTGCGAGTGCTTACTCACAAAGATAATATCATCCCGATTCTCACCGCCCGCCCCGAAATTATGGTCGATGAACTGACCGACGAACGGCTCACGGAGGCGCTGGCGTGGGCCGATGTCATCGCTATCGGTCCCGGTCTGGGTCAGCGGGAGTGGGGAAAGCGGGCGTTAAAGCGGGTAGAAGGCAGTGAAAAGCCGATGCTTTGGGACGCGGATGCACTTAACCTGCTGGCAATCAGTGCGGAGAAACGTCAGAATCGCATTATTACGCCGCATCCTGGCGAGGCGGCGCGTTTGCTGAATATTGAGACCAGTGAAATTGAGAGTGACCGCTTACATGCAGCGCAGACACTGGCGCAGCGTTATGGCGGCGTGGTGGTTCTGAAAGGTGCCGGAACGCTGATTGCCAGCGAGCAGGGCGAGATGGCCTTTGCCGATGTTGGCAATGCCGGTATGGCATCGGGCGGAATGGGCGATCTCCTGAGCGGGATCATCGCCTCGCTGGTGGGTCAGAAACTGACGCTGTTTGAGGCGGCCTGCGCGGGCTGTGTAGCGCACGGTGCCGCCGCCGACGCGGTCGCGGTGCAACGCGGCACGCGCGGTATGCTGGCAACCGATTTACTGGATCTCCTGTGGCAGTTTGTTAATCCTGAGATGAATAAAGAAGCATGAAGACCTGTGTTATCTCTTTGCCCGATGAGGCGGCTACGCTCAGTTTGGGCGCTCAGCTGGCGCGCGCCTGTGGCAGCGCGGCAGTCATTTATCTCTATGGCGATCTGGGGGCGGGTAAAACCACCTTCAGCCGCGGCTTTCTGCAGGCGCTGGGCCATCAGGGCAACGTCAAAAGTCCCACCTATACCCTGGTGGAGCCTTACGCGCTGGCCGACCGCACCCTTTACCATTTCGACCTCTATCGCCTCGCCGATCCGGAAGAGCTGGAATTCATGGGGATCCGCGACTATTTCAGCGGTGAGGCGATCTGTCTGGTCGAGTGGCCGCAGCAGGGTGCCGGATTCCTGCCGTCGCCCGACCTCACCTTAACGCTGCGCTATGTGGGCGAGGCGCGTGAAGCGGAGCTGACGGCGCAGTCTGCGTCGGGCCAGCAGTGGATTGAACAGTTCAGCCAGGGCAGGGAACAGGCATGATGTCACGGATGAAAATCGCGCTGGTGTCACTGCTGCTGCTGGTCTCTGCTCCCCTGTTCGCCGCCACGCTGTCAGATATCAAAGTGGCGAACGGTGACAGCCAGGCAACCATCACCCTGAATTTTTCCGGACAGCCGGTCTATGGCTATTTCCCGCTGCACAACCCCGATCGCGTGGTGCTCGACGTCCGTCAGAGCGGTGTGGTGCAGGGGTTACCGCTGAACTTCAGCGGTGAGAACATCGTCAGGCGCATTCGCAGCAGTACCCCAAAGGACAAGCAGAGCGTGCGGCTGGTGTTTGAACTGACCCAGGCGGGGAAAACCCGTGCGGTCACCCAGCGCGACGGCAACAACTACAGCGTGGTCTTTACCATTACCGGTAAAGCGCCGGTGGTGACGCGCAGCCAGCCCGCACCGGTCATCGCCCCGACGCGCGTGCCGACCCAGAGTGCCGCCGCGGCCAATCCGTTTAATGCCAATCCGGTGACCTCGGTGACCAGCACGGCCAGCACCGTGCGCCCCGGCAGTCGCGTCAGCCAGAATGACACCGTGATCGTGGCGATAGATGCCGGACACGGCGGCCAGGACCCGGGCGCTATCGGCCAGCGCGGATTAAAAGAGAAGAACGTAACGATTGCGATTGCCCGTAAACTGCGGGTGCTGCTCAATAACGATCCGATGTTTAAGGGCGTGCTGACACGCGATGGCGACTATTTTATCTCGGTCATGGGCCGTTCCGATGTGGCGCGTAAAGCCAACGCCAACGTGCTGGTGTCGATCCATGCGGATGCGGCGCCGAGCCACGCGGCGACCGGGGCATCGGTCTGGGTGTTATCAAACCGTCGCGCCAACAACGAGATGGCTAACTGGCTGGAGCAGAAAGAGAAGCAGTCTGAGCTGCTGGGCGGTGCCGGTGACCTGCTGGCCAACAGCCAGGCCGATCCTTATCTCAGCCAGGCGGTGTTAGACCTGCAGTTCGGTCACTCGCAGCGCGTCGGCTATGACATCGCTCAGAAAGTCCTGCAGCAGCTGCGCGGCGTTACCTCGCTGCACAAGCGCCTGCCAGAGCACGCCAGTCTTGGGGTCCTGCGCTCGCCGGACATTCCTTCTCTGCTGGTGGAAACCGGCTTCATCAGTAATTCCTCGGAGGAGCGACTGCTAGGCAGTAGCGCACACCAGGATAAGATTGCGCAGTCGATCTATAAAGGTCTGCGCACTTATTTCCTGGCGCACCCGCTGCAATCCATCCCAAAGGAGGAAAACCTGCCGCTGGGCTCGTCGCCAGCGGTGAGCGTCGCCAGTAATCCGGCGACCGGGGTGACGCAGTATACCGGCATCACTCAGCGCCATACCGTGACGCGCGGGGAGACGCTCTCCGGCATTGCCGCGAAGTATGGTGTCAGCATGGCCACGCTGCGTGAGATGAACACCCTGAAGCGTGATGTGGTGTGGGTCGGCCAGCGGCTGAAAGTCCCGGCCAGTGCGGCCGCCAGCCGGACCACCCGCGCCGCGCCGCGCGGTATGGTTCGCCATAAGGTCGTCGTCGGCGATTCCCTGACCGGGATTGCGGCGCACTACGGCGTCAGCCCGAAAGCGATAATGCAGACCAATAATCTGAAGTCGACCAACGTCATGTTGGGGCAGAACCTGAAAATTCCTGCATCCTGATTGTGTGCCCGGCCGCTGCGCCGGGCTGTCAGCTAAAAGGATATCCACTATGCCGATACAAATTTTACCGCCTCAGCTGGCAAACCAGATTGCAGCGGGTGAAGTGGTTGAACGTCCTGCCTCGGTTGTCAAAGAGCTGGTGGAGAACAGTCTGGATGCGGGCGCAACGCGCATCGATATTGATATTGAAAAGGGCGGCGCGAAGCTGATCCGCATCCGTGACAACGGCTGCGGCATCGTGAAAAGCGAGCTGTCGATGGCGCTGGCCCGACACGCCACCAGTAAAATCGCCTCGCTGGACGACCTGGAGGCGATCATGAGCCTGGGCTTCCGTGGGGAAGCGCTGGCCAGTATCAGCTCTGTCTCCCGTCTGACGCTCACCTCCCGCACCGCCGATCAGAGTGAAGCCTGGCAGGCGTATGCCGAAGGGCGCGATATGGCGGTGACGGTCAAACCGGCGGCGCATCCCTGTGGCACCACGCTGGAGGTGCTGGATCTGTTTTACAACACGCCGGCACGCCGCAGATTTATGCGCACCGAGAAAACCGAGTTCGGGCATATCGACGAAGTGATTCGTCGCATCGCGCTGGCCCGCTTTGATGTCGCCCTGTCGCTGAGCCATAACGGCAAAATGATGCGTCAGTATCGCGCCGTGAATGAAGAGAGTCAGCGCGAACGGCGGCTGGCCGCGATCTGCGGCACCACCTTTATGCAGCACGCGCTGCGCATCGACTGGCAACATGACGATCTCGCGCTGCGCGGCTGGGTCGCCGATCCGGCCGGTTCACGCCAGGTGACCGAGCTGCAATACTGCTATGTTAACGGCCGGATGATGCGCGATAAGCTGATTAACCATGCTATCCGCCAGGCCTTCCAGACCCAGCTTCAGGATGATCAGCAGCCCGCCTACGTACTCTATCTGGAGATCGATCCCCATCAGGTGGATGTCAACGTCCATCCGGCCAAGCATGAAGTCCGTTTCCACCAGTCGCGCCTGGTGCATGACTTTATCTATCAGGGCGTGGTCAGTGCGCTGCAGGCGATTGCGACATCTGCGCTGCCCGCGCTGAAGGCTGAAGAAACGGCCCCGCGCTGGCAGCCGGAAAACCGTCAGGCGGCCGGAGGCAATCATTTCGCCCAGCCTGCGTCGTCGCCCGGTGAGCGTAAACCGGCCGCACCCGCCCGGGAAACGCCGCCCGCTGCGGCACCGGCCTGGCAAAACAAAGAGAATCTTTACCGGCAGCGTGAAGGCGCGGTGTACCAGCAACTGCTGAAAACCCCCGCCGACAGCGCGCCGCCGCCTGGCGCGCGTGAGCCGGAACCGCGCCGGACCGAAAAGGCCTCACCGCTGGCGGCCCATGCGCAGAGTTTTGGTCGGGTACTGACCGTGCTGCAGCACCACTATGCGCTGCTGGAACAGAATCAGACGCTCTCGCTGATGGCGCTGCCTGTGGCGGCGCGCTGGCTGAAACAGGCGCAGCTGGAACCGGGCGAAGAGGGGCTGAAACCGCAGCCGCTGCTGATTCCCGTGCGGCTGAAAATGGCTAAAGATGAACGCGAGGCGGCCCGCAAAAATAGCAGCCTGCTCAATCAGATGGGCATCGAACTTCAGGCCGATGGCGACCACGTCACCCTGCGCGCAGTGCCTTTACCGTTACGAACACAAAATTTACAAATCTTGATTCCTGAGCTGTTAGGCTATCTCGCCCGGCAGCAGGAGAACTCTGCGACGCAACTGGCCCAGTGGCTGGCGCGACAGCAGGATACAGAGTCCTCCGACTGGAATCACTCACAGGCGATTAACCTGCTGGCTGAGCTTGAACGGCTCTGCCCACAGTTACTGAAATCGCCGCCTTCAGGCTTATTACAGCCCATAGAGATTGAGAGCGCGGTGAACGCGTTGAAGCATGAGTGAACTAAACCAGGCTGGCCGGCCAAAGGCTATTTTTTTGATGGGACCCACGGCGTCTGGCAAGACGGCATTAGCCATCGAGCTGCGTAAGCAGTTACCCGTGGAACTAATCAGCGTAGATTCTGCCTTAATCTATCGACAGATGGATATTGGCACGGCGAAACCGTCGGCTGAGGAGTTAACCGTGGCGCCCCATCGTCTGCTCGACATTCGCGATCCCGCAGAGGCCTATTCGGCTGCGGAGTTCCGGCGCGATGCGTTAGCAGAAATGGCGGAGATCGTTGCAGCCGGACGAATACCGCTGCTTGTTGGTGGAACCATGCTCTACTTCAAGGCGTTACTTGAAGGATTGTCGCCGCTGCCCCCGGCCGATCCGGAGGTTCGTCAGCAGATAGAGCAAACGGCGCGTGAAAAAGGCTGGGAAGCTTTGCACCGCCAGCTGTGTGAAATCGACCCGGTTGCCGGCAGTCGTATTCATCCGAATGATCCGCAGAGACTTTCGCGAGCACTGGAAGTTTTTTTTATTTCGGGTAAAACTTTAACGGAACTGACTAAAACATCCGGTGAAGCGTTACCCTACGACGTGCAGCAGTTTGCCATCGCCCCCGCGAGTCGCGAACTGCTGCACCAGCGCATCGCGTTGCGTTTTGAGCAGATGTTGGCGTCAGGATTTGAAGCGGAGTCTCGGGCCCTGTTTGCACGAGGTGATTTGCATACGGACATGCCTTCCATCCGGTGTGTCGGTTATCGTCAGATGTGGTCTTACCTGTCGGGCGAAATCGATTATGACGAGATGGTTTATCGGGGAATTTGCGCAACCCGGCAGCTCGCTAAGCGACAGATGACATGGTTACGTGGCTGGGAAAATGTTCACTGGCTTGACAGTGACGAGCCCCGGCTGGCGCGTGATACAGTGTTACAGGTTCTTAGTGCGAAGCATGGGTGATTGTGTACAATTGATGGGTTATCGTGCGCAAATTTTTACGCAGTTTTTTCAGAACCATAGGTTCTACGAGCAACAAACAACAAGCATATAAGGAAAAGATAGAATGGCTAAGGGGCAATCATTACAAGACCCGTTTTTGAACGCACTGCGTCGTGAACGTGTTCCGGTTTCGATTTATCTGGTTAACGGTATTAAGTTGCAGGGTCAGATTGAGTCATTTGATCAGTTCGTCATTTTGTTGAAAAACACGGTAAGTCAGATGGTTTATAAGCACGCCATTTCTACCGTTGTTCCTTCGCGCCCGGTTTCTCACCATAGCAATAATACCGGTGGCGGCAGCAACAATTACCATCATGGTGGCAGCAACACACCTGCACAGCCACAGCCACAACAAGACGGTGATCACGCAGAATAACGCGGCGCCGTACAGCCAGGTGCGGAGAACCGCGGTTTTCCGTCCTGGTCTTTTATTTAGCGAGGTTATAGCTTGTTTGACCGTTATGATGCCGGTGAGCAGGCCGTACTGGTACACATCTGGTTCTCCCAAGACAAAGAAGTAGAAGATTTGCAGGAGTTCGAAACCCTGGTCTCTTCTGCTGGCGTTGAGGCGCTGCAAGTGGTCACTGGCAGTCGTAAAGCGCCACACCCCAAGTATTTTGTCGGTGAAGGAAAGGCCGTTGAAATTGCCGATGCGGTAAAAACAACTGGAGCATCGGTCGTACTATTCGATCATGCCCTTACGCCCGCTCAGGAGAGAAACCTCGAGCGTCTGTGCGAATGCCGGGTTATCGATCGCACCGGTTTAATTCTGGATATCTTTGCCCAACGCGCACGTACCCACGAAGGTAAATTGCAGGTTGAGCTGGCGCAGTTACGCCATCTTGCCACACGTCTGGTGCGCGGCTGGACTCACCTTGAACGTCAGAAAGGCGGGATCGGCTTACGCGGTCCGGGTGAAACACAGTTAGAAACCGACCGCCGCCTGTTGCGTGGTCGTATCAGTCAGATTCTGTCCCGTCTTGAGCGGGTGGAAAAACAGCGTGAGCAGGGGCGTCAGTCGCGGGCCAAAGCGGACATCCCGACCGTGTCGCTGGTGGGCTACACCAACGCCGGTAAGTCGACCCTGTTTAATGCCATGACGTCGGCCAGCGTCTTTGCGGCGGACCAGCTGTTTGCCACGCTGGACCCGACGCTGCGCCGCCTGAATGTGGCCGATGTCGGGGATGTGGTTCTGGCGGACACCGTCGGCTTTATTCGCCATCTTCCTCACGATCTGGTTGCCGCTTTTAAAGCCACGCTGCAGGAGACACGTCAGGCGACGCTGTTACTGCATGTGATTGATGGCGCAGACCTGCGCGTCACGGACAATATCGCCGCCGTCGATACCGTTCTGGAAGAGATCGAAGCGGACGAAATCCCGACGTTACTGGTCATGAATAAAATCGATATGCTCGACGGATTCGAACCGCGTATCGATCGCAACGAAGAGAATCTGCCCGTCCGCGTCTGGCTGTCTGCCCAGACGGGTGAAGGCATTCCGTTGCTGTGGCAGGCGCTGTCTGAGCGTCTGTCGGGTGAAATTGCCCAGCACGCATTACGCCTGCCGCCGGAAGCGGGGCGACTTCGCAGCCGTTTCTATCAGCTGCAGGCGATTGAGAAAGAGTGGAATGAAGAAGACGGCAGTGTAGGATTGCAGATACGTATGCCCATTATTGAATGGATGCGTTTATGTAAACAGGAACCGTCGCTGACCAGTTACATTGTTTGAGATTGCCCAAACGCATTTACCTTAAAAATGGAAGATTGTCGCATTTTCGTTGCATGACCGAATACGCAGGATTACCCGGGTCGTTCGGATTTCAGCAAGGCGGCAACGGCGTGTACCGCCGGGCGCTTACGCAGGTAAGTGGCCGGGGTGAACGAAGGCAGCCAACACTGCTGCAATCCGAAAAATGAAGGGTAAAAACCGTAATTACAATAAATGGAGTAGAAACATGGCGTGGAATCAGCCCGGAAATAACGGACAGGACCGCGACCCGTGGGGAAGCAGCAATAATCAAGGCGGCAACTCTGGGGGGAATAAGGGAGGACGGGAATCCGGGCCTCCTGATCTGGATGATATCTTCCGTAAGCTGAGCAAGAAGCTTGGTGGACTGGGCGGTGGCAAACAGAGCGACAACGGTCAGCGCGGCTCAGGCAGCGGCGGCAAAATCGTGGGCATCGTGGCGGTTGCAGCGGTGGTCATCTGGGCTGCCAGCGGTTTCTACACCATTAAAGAAGCGGAGCGCGGCGTAGTGACGCGCTTCGGTAAATTCAGTCATCTGGTCGAGCCGGGCCTGAACTGGAAGCCGACCTTTATCGATCAGGTGCGTGCGGTGAACGTCGAATCGGTGCGCGAACTGGCGGCATCAGGCGTGATGCTGACCTCGGACGAGAACGTGGTTCGCGTCGAGATGAACGTGCAGTACCGCGTCACCGACCCGGAACGCTATCTCTATGCGGTGACCAGCGCGGATGACAGCCTGCGTCAGGCCACGGACAGTGCTCTGCGTGGCGTGATCGGGCGTTCCACCATGGATCGCATCCTGACCGAAGGCCGTACCGTCGTCCGTAGCGATACACAGCGTGAAATCGACGAGACCATCCGCCCTTATAACATGGGGATCGCGGTGCTGGACGTTAACTTCCAGGCGGCCCGTCCGCCGGAAGAGGTGAAGTCCGCGTTTGATGACGCCATTGCCGCACGCGAAAACCGTGAGCAGTACGTCCGCGAAGCCGAAGCCTACGCGAATGAAGTGCAGCCGCGTGCCAACGGTCAGGCGCAGCGTATTCTGGAAGAGGCGCGTGCGTATAAAGAGCGTACCGTTCTGGAAGCGCAGGGTGAAGTGGCGCGTTTCGCCAAGATCCTGCCGGAGTACAAAGCCGCACCGGAAATCACCAAAGAGCGTCTCTACATCGAGACCATGGAACGTGTGCTCAGCCATACCCGCAAAGTCCTGGTTAACGATCGGGGTAACAACCTGATGATGCTGCCGCTGGATCAGCTGATGCGTGGCGGTCAGGCTTCCTCAGGCCAGAACGGTCAGAAGGGCGCGAACAGTGCTTCTCTGCCTGCCATCTCCGACCGCAGCGCAAGCCGCAATGACACGTCGTCATACAGTCCGGACAACATCATGGATCAGCGTCGGGCCAATGCTCAGCGCAGCGACAGCCAGCGCGAAGGGAGAGAGTAATCGATGCGTAAGCCAATAGTATTTTTGATCATTGTCGTGCTGGTGGCGCTCTATGCGTCGCTGTTTGTGGTACAGGAAGGGCAGCGGGGCATCGTCCTGCGCTTTGGTAAAGTCCTGCGTGATGGCGAAAACAAGCCGCAGGTCTTTGCGCCGGGCCTGCACTTCAAGATCCCATTCCTGGAAACGGTTAAAACGCTGGATGCACGTATTCAGACCATGGACAACCAGGCCGATCGCTTCGTCACCAAAGAGAAGAAAGATCTCATCGTAGACTCTTACATCAAGTGGCGTATCAGCGATTTCAGTCGCTACTACCTGGCAACGGGTGGCGGTGATGTCTCTCAGGCGGAAGTGCTGCTGAAACGTAAGTTTAGTGACCGCCTGCGTTCTGAAATGGGTCGTCTGGATGTAAAAGATATCGTCACCGACTCCCGTGGTCGCCTGACGACGGATGTCCGCGATGCGCTGAACACCGGTTCGGCAGGCAGCGATGATGAGATCGCTACGCCAGCAGCAGATGATGCGATTGCCAGCGCCGCGGCCCGTGTCGAGCGTGAAACCAACAGCAACGAGCCTGCGCCGAACCCGAACAGCATGGCCGCGCTGGGTATTCAGGTGGTGGATGTGCGTATCAAGCAGATCAACCTGCCGACCGAAGTCTCTGATGCGATCTTCAACCGTATGCGTGCCGAGCGTGAAGCGGTCGCGCGTAGCCAGCGTTCGCAGGGTCAGGAAGAGGCCGAGAAGCTGCGCGCTCAGGCGGACTACCAGGTAACGCGTACACTGGCTGAAGCCCAGCGTGAAGCGCTGATCACCCGCGGTGATGGCGATGCGGAAACGGCCCGGCTGTTTGCGGATGCATTCAGCAAGGATCCTGATTTCTACGCGTTTATCCGTAGCCTGCGTGCTTACGAAAACAGCTTCAGCGAAAATCAGGACGTGATGGTGTTAAGCCCGGATAGCGACTTCTTCCGATATATGAAGGCGCCCTCTAACGCGACACGTTAAGAACTGATATAACCTGTGGGCCGACAATGTTGTCGGCCTTTTTTTTGGGTATCAGCATGAAAACAAGCATCTGGATGGCGCTGGCACTGGTATTGGTGCTGGAAGGGTTAGGGCCTATGTTTATGCCGCGTGCGTGGCGACGCTGGATACTGACGCTCTCCCGGCTGCCCGACCGTCTGCTGCATCGCTTTGGTGGCGGGCTGGTGGTTGCAGGAATGGTCATCTACTGCATGCTCAGCCTGCACGGCAATCTGTAAGCACACGTAAGACCGGCTAAATTGTGCCTTTTGCCGCGCGCATCCCCAACATCTTGTAGTGAGCAAAACGCAGACAAAAAAGCGCGC from Pantoea deleyi includes:
- the miaA gene encoding tRNA (adenosine(37)-N6)-dimethylallyltransferase MiaA; this encodes MSELNQAGRPKAIFLMGPTASGKTALAIELRKQLPVELISVDSALIYRQMDIGTAKPSAEELTVAPHRLLDIRDPAEAYSAAEFRRDALAEMAEIVAAGRIPLLVGGTMLYFKALLEGLSPLPPADPEVRQQIEQTAREKGWEALHRQLCEIDPVAGSRIHPNDPQRLSRALEVFFISGKTLTELTKTSGEALPYDVQQFAIAPASRELLHQRIALRFEQMLASGFEAESRALFARGDLHTDMPSIRCVGYRQMWSYLSGEIDYDEMVYRGICATRQLAKRQMTWLRGWENVHWLDSDEPRLARDTVLQVLSAKHG
- the mutL gene encoding DNA mismatch repair endonuclease MutL, which encodes MPIQILPPQLANQIAAGEVVERPASVVKELVENSLDAGATRIDIDIEKGGAKLIRIRDNGCGIVKSELSMALARHATSKIASLDDLEAIMSLGFRGEALASISSVSRLTLTSRTADQSEAWQAYAEGRDMAVTVKPAAHPCGTTLEVLDLFYNTPARRRFMRTEKTEFGHIDEVIRRIALARFDVALSLSHNGKMMRQYRAVNEESQRERRLAAICGTTFMQHALRIDWQHDDLALRGWVADPAGSRQVTELQYCYVNGRMMRDKLINHAIRQAFQTQLQDDQQPAYVLYLEIDPHQVDVNVHPAKHEVRFHQSRLVHDFIYQGVVSALQAIATSALPALKAEETAPRWQPENRQAAGGNHFAQPASSPGERKPAAPARETPPAAAPAWQNKENLYRQREGAVYQQLLKTPADSAPPPGAREPEPRRTEKASPLAAHAQSFGRVLTVLQHHYALLEQNQTLSLMALPVAARWLKQAQLEPGEEGLKPQPLLIPVRLKMAKDEREAARKNSSLLNQMGIELQADGDHVTLRAVPLPLRTQNLQILIPELLGYLARQQENSATQLAQWLARQQDTESSDWNHSQAINLLAELERLCPQLLKSPPSGLLQPIEIESAVNALKHE
- the hfq gene encoding RNA chaperone Hfq, with amino-acid sequence MAKGQSLQDPFLNALRRERVPVSIYLVNGIKLQGQIESFDQFVILLKNTVSQMVYKHAISTVVPSRPVSHHSNNTGGGSNNYHHGGSNTPAQPQPQQDGDHAE
- the hflK gene encoding FtsH protease activity modulator HflK; its protein translation is MAWNQPGNNGQDRDPWGSSNNQGGNSGGNKGGRESGPPDLDDIFRKLSKKLGGLGGGKQSDNGQRGSGSGGKIVGIVAVAAVVIWAASGFYTIKEAERGVVTRFGKFSHLVEPGLNWKPTFIDQVRAVNVESVRELAASGVMLTSDENVVRVEMNVQYRVTDPERYLYAVTSADDSLRQATDSALRGVIGRSTMDRILTEGRTVVRSDTQREIDETIRPYNMGIAVLDVNFQAARPPEEVKSAFDDAIAARENREQYVREAEAYANEVQPRANGQAQRILEEARAYKERTVLEAQGEVARFAKILPEYKAAPEITKERLYIETMERVLSHTRKVLVNDRGNNLMMLPLDQLMRGGQASSGQNGQKGANSASLPAISDRSASRNDTSSYSPDNIMDQRRANAQRSDSQREGRE
- the hflX gene encoding ribosome rescue GTPase HflX gives rise to the protein MFDRYDAGEQAVLVHIWFSQDKEVEDLQEFETLVSSAGVEALQVVTGSRKAPHPKYFVGEGKAVEIADAVKTTGASVVLFDHALTPAQERNLERLCECRVIDRTGLILDIFAQRARTHEGKLQVELAQLRHLATRLVRGWTHLERQKGGIGLRGPGETQLETDRRLLRGRISQILSRLERVEKQREQGRQSRAKADIPTVSLVGYTNAGKSTLFNAMTSASVFAADQLFATLDPTLRRLNVADVGDVVLADTVGFIRHLPHDLVAAFKATLQETRQATLLLHVIDGADLRVTDNIAAVDTVLEEIEADEIPTLLVMNKIDMLDGFEPRIDRNEENLPVRVWLSAQTGEGIPLLWQALSERLSGEIAQHALRLPPEAGRLRSRFYQLQAIEKEWNEEDGSVGLQIRMPIIEWMRLCKQEPSLTSYIV